The segment TCGACGATTTCAACTACAGTTTCCATATCGGTAATATATTGGCTTGATAGAGCCACTTTTGATGTGAATATCCATATCGGGAATATATGACACCAGCTGAAAAAATAGGCAATGTACGGCATATTCACAGCCCAGTTGAGCTAGGCAGCTATCTTCGCGACTATCGCCGCAAGCAAGCTGCAACAATTCATACTGCGAGTGGCTTTGGGGATTTAGGGGAGCGTTTCATCTCCGAGCTTGAGCGGGGTAAAGAAACGGCCTTCTTCGATAAGACGTTAAACTATATCAAGCTACTCGGTCTGAACTTGCATATCTATCCGAGAAATGCGCTTTCTGTACAAGATCCTTATGGCGCATTTAGCAATACCAAAGACATAGGCGCGTTAGCACGCCAGCATCGCAAATCTCAAGAAGCAACACTCGATACGGTTAAGGAGATATCAGGCCTGAGTCTGCGCTTTTTGTCGGATTTTGAAAATGGAAAAAATAGCCAAATCGGAAAAGCGCTTACAGCACTAAAAAACTATGGCCTGGAAGTAGCGATAGCCCCTAAAAATTACCGACTCAGCAAGGCAGATCTTCTAGATGTATGACGACACACTCAATGTTTGGACCAATAGTCATCATGTAGGCTATTTGTGGCGTGATGAGCGCAATGAAATGGGCTTTCAATATTCGCATGAATGGCTAGAAAACCCAGTTCGATTTCCTGTTTCAAAGACCTTGCCTCTAACATCGAGAGCCTACGAGCCTGGAAGCAACAATCGTGTTGCGCACAACTACTTTGCCAATCTTTTACCTGAAGCCGATAGTCGTAGACGAATCTGCCGAGAGAAAAAAATTAGCTATGAGAATGATTTTGATCTACTCCGTGCCATTGGCGGCGAGTGTGCTGGCGCGCTATCGATTTTGGCAAACGCACCGCAAGAAACGCCGAATCAATATCGAGAACTAAACGATGACGACCTGGCAAAACTATTAACTCAACGCAATCCTTCGGCCGTTGTCGCGCCGGGTGATAATCCACCGAGACTTTCATTAGCAGGCGCCCAGGATAAAACACCGGTAAAATATGCAGAAGGAAGATTTTATATCCCTTTGGATAACGCTATATCAACACACATCCTGAAATATAGCGTGCGCGATATTAATAATGTTCCCGCCTATGAAACCATCACAATGTGGACTGCCGAGGAGTTAGAACTCGATGTCTGCAAAATTGATTATTTCAGCTACGCAGATGAGTCTTTCACGCTCAGTGCACGGTACGATAGAGCTGCAACGAGTGATGGTCTGGTGCGGTTACACCAGGAAGACTTCTGCCAGGCTAGCGGACGTTCAAGCGCGAATAAATACGAGCAAGAGGGCGGTCTTACCTTTGCGGAATGTTTACACTTGGTACGCGAACACTCAACGCAACCACTGAAAGATATTCCGAGACTCATCCGGTGGCAGATTTTTAATTGTCTTGTCGGCAATGCTGATGCGCACGCAAAAAATCTTTCATTCTTATACGGCCATGACAATACAACGCGCTTAAGCCCTTTCTATGACATCATCGCTATTCACGCGTGGCCACCTCATGTTATAAACCATGAACTGGCTTTGTCCATTGGCGGTGAAACAAATATACATAAAATAACGCGTACTCATTGGGAAAGACTCGCGGACGAGTGTGACACCTCATTTAAATTGTTTGACACAGCCATTAAGGAATTGTCAGCGGGGATAGTCGATGCCTTTGAACGGGCCCGGCAACGATTTGAAGAGAAACATGGAGAATTTCCTGCCTTTCAACAAGTGGGAGAGGTGTTGCATAAGAATCAAAGATTGTTGGTAAAAGCGTTTAAAAAATCGTGACAACAATTTCATTGATTAAACACATTAGTGCCGTATAGATCAAATGCGTATGAACAAAAAACATAACGAGCCAAGGTGCCATCGTTGCCTACCTAAACACCAGCGAATCCACGGCACAAAAATGGGAACAAGGCTTACAGAAACCTAATCGACATTCACTAAAACTTCTCAGTCTGGTGGCAGATAAAGTGCTCGAAGTACTAACATCTACGACATTTCGGATGCGTTTTTATCTATATTCAAGCTAAAAATGTCTATAAAAGCAGATAGAAATGAGTTCCCTCGTTCGAAACGTGAAAAAACGGAGTTCGACTCCATTTTTGCACGAATTCCTACTAGTCGATGTTCTTCCATACGGATATCACTACGTGAACTGTGGACTACCAGTAATTCTCTTTTAGGTTCTAGCTTGTGTACGACCCTGTATTGTTCAAAAGCTGACTTAGAATCGTCAAAGTCGCCTCGCTTCTCCGACTTCCACAGTTTACGCCTTGAGGAATGAATCGACAATTTAAAGCCCACCTAATGCTCGTCAACTCCTCGGCTCGCGCCATACCTAGTCAAACGACTAGTGTCTCTTCCCTCACTCTGCCTTATACGGCGTTCTGCACTGCCGCCCCCACATCCGCCGGACTCCGTACCGCTTGACCACCCTTATTCAGCACATGCGTATAAATCATCGTTGTCGAGACATCCTTGTGCCCGAGCAGGGTTTGCACGGTGCGGATGTCGTAGTTGTCTTCGAGTAAGTGGGTGGCGAAGCTGTGGCGTAATACATGGGGTGTGGCCTTTTTGGTGATGCCGGCCTTTTTGATTCCCTCCTTGAAACGTCGTTGAATACTGTCAGGCGAGATATGCGAACGCCACTCGCGCCCTGTTTGTGGGTCGACGGCACGTTGCGGTGACGCGAAGACAAATTGCCAGGCAAACTCCTTGACCGCGCCGGGATACTTGCGCGCCAGCGCATAAGGTAGTTGTACCTCGCCAAATCCATCGAGTAAATCCATTTCATGTAAATGCTTGGCACGTTGAATCACCTTCTCTAACTGTACGACTACACATTCCGGTAATACCGTGCGTCTATCTTTTCTTCCCTTGCCGTCACGCACTAGAATTTCACGGCGATCCAGATCGATATCCTTGATTCGCAGACTCAGGCATTCGCTCAAACGTAAACCGCTACCGTAGAGTATCTGACACACCACCCAGGTAATCCCACGCAACTGTTCAAGAAACACCCGCACCTCTCTGCGACTAAACACCACCGGAACACGTTGCGACGGCTTGGCATAGGTAAATTGAATAATACTTTTTAACGGTGTCTTACGCACGTAGCGAAAATAAAATACGATGGCATTCAATGCCTGATTCTGTGTAGCGGGGGAGACATGTTTGCGCACGGCGAGATAGGACAAAAAAGCACCAACATCGTCCTCTTGCAAAGAAGACGGATCACGCGCCTCGTAGAAAAAGAAGAAACTCTTCAACCAAAACGTATAGGCCTTCTCCGTCTTCGGACTATAATGCTTGGTCTTTATCGCGACACGTAAAGGCTCAATCGCCGCAAGAATACGTTGTTTATTATTACTCATTTTTATACTCTCAATTAAAAGCTGTGCATACATACAGTATTCGATTATCCAACGGCGTGCAAGTGTCATTTGTATGGCGGTAGCGCTAGTACATTAGTAGGAGGCGTAAAAATAAATGTGAATTGTTGTTTGACACAAAAGTTCCGTAGTGGTTAGAATTATTCCACCAAATAAAATAAGGAAGGTGCTGCTACACATGGAAAAGAAAACGAAAAACAGCTAGGACGTTTTTTCAACTCGTCGTCCGCATCGAGGCAGCATACAAATGGACTTGTTGTCATTAGTATTGTCATGTCTTTTTTCGGAAGCGCA is part of the Gammaproteobacteria bacterium genome and harbors:
- a CDS encoding type II toxin-antitoxin system HipA family toxin; the encoded protein is MYDDTLNVWTNSHHVGYLWRDERNEMGFQYSHEWLENPVRFPVSKTLPLTSRAYEPGSNNRVAHNYFANLLPEADSRRRICREKKISYENDFDLLRAIGGECAGALSILANAPQETPNQYRELNDDDLAKLLTQRNPSAVVAPGDNPPRLSLAGAQDKTPVKYAEGRFYIPLDNAISTHILKYSVRDINNVPAYETITMWTAEELELDVCKIDYFSYADESFTLSARYDRAATSDGLVRLHQEDFCQASGRSSANKYEQEGGLTFAECLHLVREHSTQPLKDIPRLIRWQIFNCLVGNADAHAKNLSFLYGHDNTTRLSPFYDIIAIHAWPPHVINHELALSIGGETNIHKITRTHWERLADECDTSFKLFDTAIKELSAGIVDAFERARQRFEEKHGEFPAFQQVGEVLHKNQRLLVKAFKKS
- a CDS encoding integron integrase, coding for MSNNKQRILAAIEPLRVAIKTKHYSPKTEKAYTFWLKSFFFFYEARDPSSLQEDDVGAFLSYLAVRKHVSPATQNQALNAIVFYFRYVRKTPLKSIIQFTYAKPSQRVPVVFSRREVRVFLEQLRGITWVVCQILYGSGLRLSECLSLRIKDIDLDRREILVRDGKGRKDRRTVLPECVVVQLEKVIQRAKHLHEMDLLDGFGEVQLPYALARKYPGAVKEFAWQFVFASPQRAVDPQTGREWRSHISPDSIQRRFKEGIKKAGITKKATPHVLRHSFATHLLEDNYDIRTVQTLLGHKDVSTTMIYTHVLNKGGQAVRSPADVGAAVQNAV